Proteins from a single region of Cryptomeria japonica unplaced genomic scaffold, Sugi_1.0 HiC_scaffold_49, whole genome shotgun sequence:
- the LOC131049609 gene encoding phospholipase A1-Igamma1, chloroplastic-like: MAVFPLPQLEDNAVLLPSSQTNSTQPQLCDVWRDIQGAHNWNGLLDPMVPNLKAEALRYGNLAQLCYDAFDGKSYSKNYGTCYHSKRDLFNKMGMSESGYQVTKYVYANTNLLNQVFGEKPKDQGVWLGFIAVCTDPNEIRRLGRRDIVIAWRGTQTAEEWIEDLRDILVPTRLSSRCKRTGKNQEHHFADGVLIERGFLSCYTSTVRHRQGAAGATVNISTRDLVVSEIERLIQVYEKEMDNLIITFTGHSLGAALATLSAYDIKQMLCTKHNFHQIPVTVFAFASPPVGNLAFAKRVEEIGVKVLRFVNKRDLVPKVPGVCMNENVGCLSKLLHWLPWTYFHVGVELPLHNNSPFIQHTHNLAYFHNLELYLHLLDGYVGSKQPFSWSGRDHALVNNSCDLLREKYEIPPKWWQEQNKGLVKGPDGKWTQPSEEE, encoded by the coding sequence ATGGCCGTATTTCCATTGCCCCAGCTTGAAGATAATGCTGTATTATTACCCAGTTCCCAAACTAACTCAACGCAGCCTCAGCTATGTGACGtatggagagatatacaaggtgcCCATAATTGGAATGGTTTGCTTGATCCCATGGTGCCCAATTTGAAAGCTGAAGCTCTCAGATATGGGAATTTGGCACAGCTTTGTTACGACGCATTTGATGGCAAAAGCTACTCCAAAAACTACGGCACATGTTATCACAGTAAAAGAGATCTGTTCAATAAGATGGGCATGTCTGAAAGTGGCTACCAAGTCACTAAATATGTTTACGCCAATACTAATCTGTTAAATCAAGTTTTTGGTGAGAAACCAAAAGACCAAGGTGTTTGGTTGGGTTTTATTGCAGTTTGCACGGATCCAAATGAGATAAGAAGGCTTGGACGACGAGACATAGTGATTGCATGGAGAGGAACTCAGACTGCTGAAGAATGGATAGAAGACCTGAGAGATATTCTTGTACCTACAAGATTATCCTCTAGATGCAAGAGGACAGGCAAAAACCAAGAGCATCATTTCGCGGATGGAGTACTAATTGAGAGAGGATTCCTGAGCTGCTATACTTCAACTGTCCGTCACCGTCAAGGCGCTGCAGGAGCCACTGTGAACATCAGCACCAGAGATTTGGTAGTCTCAGAGATAGAACGATTGATTCAAGTTTATGAAAAAGAGATGGACAATTTAATCATAACATTTACGGGACACAGCTTAGGAGCTGCTCTTGCAACCTTGAGCGCTTATGATATCAAACAAATGCTTTGCACCAAGCATAATTTTCATCAAATTCCCGTCACCGTCTTCGCTTTTGCCTCTCCCCCGGTGGGAAATCTTGCGTTTGCTAAACGGGTGGAGGAGATTGGAGTGAAAGTGCTGAGGTTTGTGAACAAGCGTGACCTGGTTCCCAAAGTGCCCGGAGTTTGTATGAACGAGAACGTGGGATGCCTCAGCAAATTGCTGCATTGGCTTCCGTGGACATACTTTCATGTTGGCGTCGAGCTTCCTTTACACAACAATTCTCCATTCATTCAGCACACCCATAATCTTGCCTACTTTCATAATTTAGAGCTTTACTTGCATTTACTGGACGGGTACGTTGGAAGTAAGCAGCCGTTTTCTTGGAGTGGAAGAGATCATGCTCTGGTTAATAATAGCTGTGATTTATTGCGCGAGAAATATGAAATTCCTCCAAAATGGTGGCAGGAACAGAACAAGGGCCTCGTTAAAGGTCCAGATGGCAAATGGACGCAGCCATCAGAAGAGGAATAA